ttttcctggtAGGTCTAGAGCTTGATTTATCCTCAATTCGAAAGAGCGGTAAGCGTGCTTTTGGCATAGCAGTAGCAGGAATATCACTTCCATTTGTCTTTGGCGTAGCTGTAGCATTTGTCCTTAGAAAAACAATTGAAGGAGAAGACCGAGTTGGTTATACTCAGTTCTTGCTGTTCATAGGGGTAGCACTTTCAATCACAGCATTTCCTGTTTTATCTCGCATTCTTGCAGAGCTCAAGCTACTAACAACTCAAGTAGGGGAGACTGCAATGGCTGCTGCAGCATTTAATGATGTCACGGCTTGGATCTTGCTAGCCTTGGCAGTTGCTTTAGCTGGCAATGGGGCAGATGGTGAGCACAAAAGTCCCTTGATATCAATATGGGTTCTTATTTCGGGTGGTGCCTTTGTTGCAATCATGTTAACTGTGATCCGACCTGCTATGAAATGGATTGCCCGCAGATGCTCCTCGAAAAATAATATGGTAGATGAAGCTTATATATGCTTCACATTGACCGGGGTTCTGGTGTCAGGATTCATTACTGACCTTATAGGAATTCATTCTATTTTTGGTGCCTTTGTTTTTGGACTAACTATCCCTAAAGGAGGTGTGTTTGCAGAGAGACTGATAGAGAGGATTGAGGATTTTGTTTCGGGTTTGCTTCTCCCACTTTACTTCGCTTCTAGTGGTTTGAAGACTGATGTGGCTACAATTCGTAATGGAAGGTCCTGGGGGCTTTTGGTGCTGGTTATAACTACAGCTTGTGCAGGGAAGATTATTGGCACCTTTTTAGTGGCGATGATGTTTATGATTCCAGCAAGAGAGTCTTTGACGCTTGGTGTGCTGATGAACACCAAAGGATTGGTGGAACTCATCGTCCTTGACATTGGCAAGGAGAAAAGGGTGAGTTAATTGACTGATTTCCACTTTCCAGTAGTTTCAAGCTAGCATTCAAGTTTTCTCGGAAAGTTATTTTAGGGCTTAGAAACTAGAACAAGTAAACCCATTAGATACAGAAACAATCTTCTGTTTTGTTCAGTTAATTGAAAGATTCGCCGCCTCAGGAAACTAAAACGAGATCGAATCCGGAACCATACTATTTCAGCCACTTCAGGAAAAGTAAGGTACCCAAAGGCGCACTCTTAAAAGGCGATAGAATTATCGGGCACCACTTGctctcaaaaaattaaaataaaagggagtGTTATTCTTTGTTTCCcactgaactttttttttactattaaaattaaaatgataatatattaaattaatctagaTAAACTTAGATAACtcaacaaaatttataaattgagtAATGAAACcgtgatatatttaaaatatacttaattttaaaaaataaaataaaaatgtaaatcGAGTAAATCTAAATAAACATGCCAAACATGTCACACCCAAGTTATGAGAATGAAattaccatataaaaaaaatacaaagcttaGTTGAAAAGGAAACAGTTCaagtcaacttaggttaacccgtcaaatttgCCACATggattataaaaccaaaataactCCACATAAAgcaaactaaaaagaaattaaccttttttaaaaaaatgaagtgacaaaaaaaattccatcccaacataatataaaaataataatttaattgatatataattttttttaaaaaaattatttgattttatttaaaataagttttttttaaatgaaagccctttttaaaaaaaaagcttaagaGTAAAGTCTAAATAGACCAATTTCAAGGCCCAAATTCAAAAGTAAGCCCAGacacattttatatttataattgccTTGGTGGATAACATGTCATgtatccaattatttttttcaaatgatactGATAACTTGTTTTGCAcaactctagttttttttttttatagctaaaGGGTTGTTAAAAAATCACGACAAGAGCTTTTTATGcccaaaaactaaatttttgaaattttatttttagccaAAATACTTATGATAACCTAAATCTGTTTATGATCCCAATCAATCCAAAAATTCAAAGTGAAACTAAATCCAAAAAACTTTTTAAGCTCAGATCTACTATCTcagtcaagaaaaaagaaaacctagGTGAAACTCCGCTCATTAAATTGAACCTGTTGACactaaaatcaatatttttcatgtcataATCAGTGTTAATCGAGACATTTTCTCTTTATCATTGAAATTTAACAACTCTTGATTTCCTTTCTCAAgccaaaaacctaaaaataaggaaaataaggTAGGGGGACAAAAATTTCTtgctaattttaaaactatcaatcattttttttttaattttttccacttcaatttcctttctttcaaactttttttttcaataaatttatttaatttgacctttaatTTGTTCCAAtaagagtgaaataaaaaaaattagaaatgaaaaaaatataacattgatGCAATCCACGATTCCATATATCCTAGTCCACGGTATATTTTGCATAGTGATTTAACCACGgcttactattttctataatatataatcattaaGAACATAAATCTAATATGTGAAATTTTATGATCTCTTTATTTACATATATTACCATTCATTATGAAAAAGTAACAAGGTACGGGAAATTACGTAGAAATGTTTCtcataaaaattgataataaactTATTTTCACAATTGATAACAGATGTTATTGTTAGAGATTATAATGAGTATTAATATgtcaggtttttattttatcaatgctcaattcattattttttgataaaaaatagatatttatattttatccatTTCAAGTTTCTATATAAAAACTGATTATGAGAATACTATATattattcaacaaaaaataaataaataaaaataaaatgtctttCCTACTTAAAAACTAAGCATATGTAACCCACGCCGGTGCGTTATTTCATCTCTAATAcagtcatttttcttttctacagGTCCTTAATGATGAGAGCTTCGCAATCCTTGTTCTCATGGCACTCTTTACCACCTTCATCACCACCCCAACCGTCATGGCTATCTACAGACCCGCCCGTGGTGGCTCCTCCACTAGCTCCCACCGCAAGCTAGTTGACCTGACCACCACAAAAGACACAAAGGACGAGCTACGTATCCTTGCTTGTGCTCATGGATCTGAAAATGTACCTCCACTTGTTAGTCTCATTGAGTCAATAAGGAGCACTAAAAAATCCCACCTCAAACCCTATATCATGCATCTGGTGGAGCTTACTGAGCGATCATCATCAATCATCATGGTCCAAAGGGTCCGTAAAAATGGACTTCCATTTATTAATCAATCTCAGTCTAGTGAATGGAATGATCGAGTCACAGGGGCATTCCAGGCTAATAGCCAACTGGGCCGAATTTCTGTCCGCACCATGACATCAATCTCAAATTTGACTAACATGCATGAGGATATTTGCCAAGTGGGAGAGAATAAGAAGGTAACTTTGATCATTTTGCCATTTCATAAACAGTTGAGGGGAGAGGGTGATCAGAACATGGACAATGTTGGCCTTGGATGGAGAGGGGTGAATCAAAGGGTGCTAAAAAATGCACCTTGTTCAGTGGCAGTGCTTGTGGATCGTGGATTTGGAAATGGGTCTCAAATTTCAGAGGCTAATACCAATATAACCCAAAGGGTCTGCATCATGTTTTTTGGTGGACCTGATGATCGTGAAGCCTTGGAGTTGGGTGGTAGGATGGCAGAACACCCAGTGGTTAAAGTTACCATTGTCAGATTCGTCCAAATAGATGggcaagaaaaaaaccatgttgtgCTACAGCTTTCACCATCCGAACGTTACAGCTTCTCCACTGAACAAAGTTACAGCTTCTCCACTGCTATAATGAACCCAGAGAAGGAAAAGGCATGTCCTCTCAACTTCCAGACCTACCCTGTGTGTGTGTCTTATTAAGATcgtttaaatttctttctattttttgttaattttctgaTGAACTTAGCAGGAACTGGACGAGATTGCCATAACTGAATTTAAGAGCAAGTGGGAGGGGACTGTAGAGTACACAGAGAATGTTGTAAGCAACATTGTTGAGGGAGTGTTAACAATAGGAAGGAGTGGGGATTATGACCTTATTTTTGTTGGCAAAGGCAGGTTCCCATCAACTATGGTTGCAGAATTAGCATACCGCCAAGCTGAGCATGCAGAGTTGGGACCTATTGGAGACATATTGGCCTCATCAGGGCACGGTGTGGTCTCTTCAGTGCTAGTGATTCAACAACATGATTTAGCTCATGCAAAGGAGGCTCCAGTGTCGAAGGTGGTGCATACCGAGCTCGAGAAGTCAGCCGACGAGTCATGGAGTGTGGGAGAGATTACAAAGGATGCTGTGTGACCTTATGGTGAAATGAACATAATTTGCTGTGCAATTGTAAGATTTGGCGAGCTGTAATTATTTAGATCTGTATCCTGTTGCTGTTGCTATGTTTccctattaaaaataattattaaggaGTCAATCATGATAATGGGATTTGGATTGCTCAAtggcttttaattattttgacttcaaaatagaaaaaaaataattaaccatCTTATATACGTACTCTTTTTAAATTTGCATGCCTTctacctaaatatttttaatatttaagaaattaaaatttaattaatatataaattgattcaaaaatatttattttaatgattcaaAAAAGTTATTAACATCATCttatccttcttcttctcttctgagtttttatctttatcttttctttttcatttgaaaGTCTATTTTTATTGAACTTAACTATCTTTATGAGGCTAGCATTTtagatgataacaaaaaaatctctaaaaccGATCTTTCTCTTGCAAATCCTTATCatgcttttataaaaaaatctttttctattattagcAGTATTAAAACTCTGTCAAAGAATATGTTTAAGCTTTCTCTGTTGACCAACATAAAATTTCTTCTACATCTCATGAACAGTTTTTTACTAGCATAACACATGGATCCTCTCTACATATGCTTATTCATACAATTCCTCATGAACCTAATTCGCCACTGTGGACTCATTATCTAGTGGCTCAGTGTTAGC
The Populus nigra chromosome 3, ddPopNigr1.1, whole genome shotgun sequence genome window above contains:
- the LOC133690099 gene encoding cation/H(+) antiporter 20 → MPVINITSIRTSSNGAWQGDNPLDHAFPLLIVQTTLILVVSRLLAFLLKPLRQPKVIAEIAGGILLGPSAIGRNKEYLNWIFPKWSTPILESVASVGLLFFLFLVGLELDLSSIRKSGKRAFGIAVAGISLPFVFGVAVAFVLRKTIEGEDRVGYTQFLLFIGVALSITAFPVLSRILAELKLLTTQVGETAMAAAAFNDVTAWILLALAVALAGNGADGEHKSPLISIWVLISGGAFVAIMLTVIRPAMKWIARRCSSKNNMVDEAYICFTLTGVLVSGFITDLIGIHSIFGAFVFGLTIPKGGVFAERLIERIEDFVSGLLLPLYFASSGLKTDVATIRNGRSWGLLVLVITTACAGKIIGTFLVAMMFMIPARESLTLGVLMNTKGLVELIVLDIGKEKRVLNDESFAILVLMALFTTFITTPTVMAIYRPARGGSSTSSHRKLVDLTTTKDTKDELRILACAHGSENVPPLVSLIESIRSTKKSHLKPYIMHLVELTERSSSIIMVQRVRKNGLPFINQSQSSEWNDRVTGAFQANSQLGRISVRTMTSISNLTNMHEDICQVGENKKVTLIILPFHKQLRGEGDQNMDNVGLGWRGVNQRVLKNAPCSVAVLVDRGFGNGSQISEANTNITQRVCIMFFGGPDDREALELGGRMAEHPVVKVTIVRFVQIDGQEKNHVVLQLSPSERYSFSTEQSYSFSTAIMNPEKEKELDEIAITEFKSKWEGTVEYTENVVSNIVEGVLTIGRSGDYDLIFVGKGRFPSTMVAELAYRQAEHAELGPIGDILASSGHGVVSSVLVIQQHDLAHAKEAPVSKVVHTELEKSADESWSVGEITKDAV